A region of Terriglobales bacterium DNA encodes the following proteins:
- the lpxA gene encoding acyl-ACP--UDP-N-acetylglucosamine O-acyltransferase → MRLETPTNIHPTAIIDPGAVIPATCRIGPYCVIGPEVVMGEHCELISHVAMQGPTRMGSHNRIFPFASVGLDPQDLKFTPAEKTRLEIGDHNTIRECVTIHRGTKDGGGVTRIGSHTLIMAYAHIAHDCIIGDHAMLANAATLAGHVTIEDWAVVGALCPVHQFVRVGTHAYIGGGTVITQDVLPFSLTSAKREVHAYSFNRVGLERRGFSPDRIRKLHHAYKVLLASKLNTGQALAKLKGEGDLGEDVALLIRFIEGSQRGVIK, encoded by the coding sequence TTGAGACTCGAGACTCCAACCAACATCCACCCCACCGCGATCATCGATCCCGGCGCCGTGATTCCCGCCACCTGCCGCATCGGACCCTACTGCGTCATCGGACCGGAAGTCGTAATGGGCGAGCACTGCGAACTCATTTCGCATGTCGCCATGCAGGGACCGACGCGCATGGGAAGCCACAACCGCATCTTCCCCTTCGCTTCGGTCGGCCTCGATCCCCAGGACCTGAAATTCACACCCGCCGAGAAAACGCGCCTGGAAATCGGCGACCACAATACCATCCGCGAGTGCGTCACCATCCATCGCGGCACTAAGGATGGTGGTGGTGTCACCCGCATCGGCAGCCACACGCTCATCATGGCTTATGCGCACATCGCTCACGACTGCATCATCGGCGACCACGCCATGCTGGCCAACGCGGCCACGCTCGCCGGCCACGTCACCATCGAGGACTGGGCGGTAGTAGGAGCCCTCTGCCCGGTGCACCAGTTCGTGCGCGTTGGAACGCACGCCTATATCGGCGGGGGCACCGTGATCACTCAGGATGTTCTGCCCTTTTCGCTCACCAGTGCCAAACGGGAAGTTCACGCTTACAGCTTCAACCGGGTCGGCTTGGAACGCCGCGGCTTCAGCCCGGATCGCATCCGCAAACTTCACCACGCGTACAAGGTCCTGCTCGCTTCCAAGCTCAATACCGGCCAGGCCCTTGCGAAGCTCAAGGGCGAAGGTGATCTGGGCGAAGACGTCGCCCTGCTTATTCGCTTCATCGAAGGCTCCCAGCGCGGCGTGATCAAGTAG
- the fabZ gene encoding 3-hydroxyacyl-ACP dehydratase FabZ: protein MTDHAKTELSETLSEPRTTLSIVEIQKILPHRYPFLLIDRVIDLTRKQRIVAIKNVSVNEPYFAGHFPGQPIMPGVLIVEAIAQAGGALLLTEVEDRDDKLMVFTGIERARFRKPVLPGDQLRIEVEVVAWRITAVRMQGKAYVGDKLACEATVSCALVDRRRAQASEEAGAPEG from the coding sequence ATGACCGACCACGCCAAGACTGAACTCTCTGAAACTCTCTCCGAGCCTCGCACCACGCTTTCTATCGTCGAGATCCAGAAGATCCTGCCGCACCGCTATCCTTTCCTGCTCATCGACCGGGTCATCGACCTCACGCGCAAGCAGCGCATCGTGGCCATCAAGAACGTGAGCGTGAACGAGCCCTATTTCGCCGGCCACTTTCCCGGACAGCCCATCATGCCGGGCGTGCTGATCGTGGAAGCCATCGCCCAGGCCGGCGGCGCGCTGCTGCTCACCGAAGTCGAGGACCGCGACGACAAGCTCATGGTGTTCACCGGCATCGAGCGCGCCCGTTTCCGCAAGCCGGTGCTGCCCGGTGATCAGCTTCGCATCGAGGTCGAGGTCGTGGCCTGGCGCATCACCGCCGTCCGCATGCAGGGCAAGGCTTACGTCGGCGACAAACTGGCCTGTGAGGCGACCGTCAGCTGTGCGCTGGTCGATCGCCGCCGCGCCCAGGCTTCGGAAGAAGCCGGCGCGCCTGAAGGATAG
- a CDS encoding tetratricopeptide repeat protein, producing MAALIASAWAAPGYLAAQEQNEPAASAEQTLNRVRALHSAGRFAAAIEPLERYLASDSQNTVVRLEYARTLAILRRFPEAAREYQRVLDAEPQNAAALIGTAKVASWQGQNQRALETYDRVLARNPSLYDALVGKAFVLLWMGRQEEARALFHQAQDQYPNDPEVREALASLGAPRAGSGSPAPVPAGAASESPKRLADDAMKSAGRESAKPATVEPPKPASELPATTTLPVAAAPIAAAAPVVNAGKSSRTGAAAKVSPAPAAVTRLEAGTAPKGSPPVAHISLATVVQLAMLGIVAVVVAAIAYRTFRLRLPLAPLPIRRVFELPPSSLIPHPAAARNGKEGLLAGRVLVVHPHEAVRDFARKVLAGAGAEVLALGRGEDAVVRLEKSPYDAIVVSDELPAGWSGREIYRWLERNQPGAERKFVLALSDESDAELQTFLEESRALAITAPFGVSDLLAMTRLAMGRARTNGDLRTTN from the coding sequence ATGGCGGCGCTGATCGCTTCTGCGTGGGCGGCGCCTGGGTACCTCGCGGCGCAAGAACAGAATGAGCCGGCCGCCTCAGCCGAGCAGACACTGAACCGGGTGCGAGCCCTGCATTCCGCGGGGCGCTTCGCTGCGGCAATCGAGCCGCTCGAACGCTACCTGGCCTCGGATTCCCAAAACACCGTGGTGCGGCTGGAGTATGCGCGCACGCTGGCCATCCTGCGGCGATTCCCGGAGGCGGCGCGCGAATACCAGCGGGTGCTGGACGCAGAACCGCAGAACGCAGCCGCGCTGATCGGGACCGCCAAAGTCGCGTCGTGGCAAGGGCAGAACCAGCGGGCACTGGAAACTTACGACCGCGTGCTGGCGCGCAACCCAAGTCTTTATGACGCGCTGGTAGGGAAGGCGTTCGTGCTGCTGTGGATGGGACGGCAGGAGGAAGCGCGCGCGCTGTTCCATCAGGCACAAGACCAGTATCCCAATGATCCAGAAGTGCGCGAGGCGCTGGCCTCCCTGGGAGCGCCGAGGGCGGGATCGGGAAGTCCAGCGCCCGTTCCGGCCGGCGCGGCTAGCGAGAGCCCCAAGCGCCTAGCGGACGACGCCATGAAGTCCGCTGGGAGGGAAAGCGCGAAGCCTGCAACGGTAGAGCCACCGAAACCTGCGAGCGAGTTGCCGGCGACGACCACATTACCTGTTGCGGCTGCTCCGATCGCCGCGGCGGCTCCTGTCGTGAATGCGGGGAAATCGAGCCGCACCGGGGCGGCTGCAAAGGTGAGTCCCGCGCCTGCTGCGGTGACTCGGCTGGAAGCGGGCACCGCACCGAAAGGGTCGCCTCCGGTTGCGCACATCTCGCTGGCGACTGTAGTGCAACTGGCAATGCTGGGCATAGTGGCCGTGGTGGTAGCCGCCATCGCGTACCGCACATTCCGCCTGCGGCTGCCTTTGGCGCCGCTGCCCATCCGGCGGGTTTTCGAATTGCCGCCCAGTTCGCTGATTCCGCACCCGGCTGCGGCGCGCAACGGGAAGGAAGGGTTGCTGGCAGGACGGGTCCTGGTGGTGCATCCGCACGAGGCAGTGCGTGATTTTGCGCGCAAGGTGCTGGCGGGCGCGGGCGCTGAGGTGCTGGCACTGGGGCGCGGCGAGGACGCCGTGGTGCGTCTGGAGAAGTCGCCGTACGACGCCATTGTGGTGAGCGATGAGTTGCCGGCGGGCTGGAGCGGGCGCGAAATCTATCGCTGGCTGGAACGCAACCAGCCGGGCGCGGAACGCAAGTTCGTGCTGGCGCTCAGCGACGAAAGCGACGCCGAGCTGCAAACGTTCCTGGAGGAATCGCGGGCGCTGGCCATCACCGCTCCCTTCGGCGTCAGCGACCTGCTGGCCATGACAAGGCTGGCGATGGGAAGGGCGAGAACGAACGGCGATCTGCGAACGACGAACTGA
- the lpxI gene encoding UDP-2,3-diacylglucosamine diphosphatase LpxI (LpxI, functionally equivalent to LpxH, replaces it in LPS biosynthesis in a minority of bacteria.) has translation MPERLGLIAGNGRFPLLVLEAARARGAEVVVAAIKEETWPEIESRGAAAVHWLSLGELSRLIETFKQAGVTRAVMAGQVRHKQIFSSIKPDWRLAKLLLSLRSRNTDAIIGAVANVLADEGIVLMDSTAYLEPLLAAAGVLTKRRPTAEEAADIAYGRNVARHLTQYDIGQTVVVAGAACVAVEAMEGTDAAILRAGEIMKSLEGSASTVPRSLTVVKVAKPGQDMRFDVPVVGLPTLDAMRRAGATCLALDAGKCLLLDGDAMIHAADDTGIAIQADPV, from the coding sequence ATGCCCGAACGCCTCGGTCTGATCGCCGGCAACGGTCGCTTCCCCCTCCTGGTGCTGGAGGCCGCCCGCGCTCGCGGCGCCGAGGTGGTCGTAGCCGCCATCAAGGAAGAGACCTGGCCGGAGATCGAATCGCGCGGCGCCGCCGCCGTCCACTGGTTGTCGCTGGGTGAGCTCAGCCGCCTCATCGAGACCTTCAAGCAGGCCGGCGTCACTCGCGCCGTCATGGCCGGTCAGGTCCGGCACAAGCAGATCTTTTCTTCCATCAAGCCGGACTGGCGTCTGGCCAAGCTGCTGCTCTCACTCCGCTCGCGCAACACGGACGCCATCATTGGGGCCGTCGCGAACGTGCTCGCCGATGAAGGCATCGTGTTGATGGACTCGACCGCCTATCTTGAGCCGCTGCTCGCCGCCGCTGGCGTGCTCACCAAACGCAGGCCCACCGCCGAGGAAGCTGCCGATATTGCCTACGGTCGCAACGTCGCGCGGCACCTGACGCAGTACGACATCGGACAGACGGTGGTCGTGGCCGGCGCCGCCTGTGTTGCGGTCGAGGCCATGGAAGGCACCGATGCCGCCATCCTGCGCGCCGGCGAAATCATGAAAAGCCTCGAAGGCTCGGCTTCCACCGTGCCGCGTTCGCTCACCGTCGTGAAAGTCGCGAAACCCGGCCAGGACATGCGCTTCGACGTCCCGGTAGTCGGCCTGCCCACCCTCGACGCCATGCGCCGCGCCGGCGCCACCTGCCTCGCCCTCGACGCCGGCAAATGCCTCCTCCTCGACGGCGACGCCATGATCCACGCCGCCGACGACACCGGCATCGCCATCCAGGCCGACCCTGTCTAG
- a CDS encoding DinB family protein, translating into MRQVLAGVDARRAAAHPVRHTHSIWELVLHVTTWNRAVLRRVEGRNIRVSAAENFPKVTDTGPAAWKQALTSLADAHRALHRAIVRLPDSRLGRKVPGKPHSLYFMLHGLVQHNLYHAGQMALLKKAGRK; encoded by the coding sequence TTGCGTCAGGTCCTGGCCGGCGTCGACGCGCGACGCGCCGCCGCTCATCCCGTCCGGCACACGCACTCCATCTGGGAACTGGTGCTGCACGTCACCACCTGGAACCGCGCCGTCCTACGCCGGGTCGAAGGGCGGAACATTCGCGTCTCCGCTGCGGAAAATTTTCCTAAGGTCACCGACACCGGCCCGGCGGCATGGAAGCAAGCCCTGACTTCGCTCGCCGATGCGCACCGTGCTCTGCACCGGGCCATCGTTCGCCTGCCCGATTCCCGCCTCGGGCGCAAGGTACCGGGCAAGCCACACTCGCTCTACTTCATGCTGCATGGCCTGGTGCAACACAACCTCTACCATGCGGGACAGATGGCGTTACTGAAGAAGGCAGGAAGGAAGTAG